The Lacticaseibacillus rhamnosus DNA window CAAACAGGAAACTCGCTCCAAACGCCGCCGCTGCGCCATACGAGCCACCGGTCATACCAGCCTTCAGCATTGCCACAATTGCCACTTCATTGAAGGCCCCAACGCCATAGTTAAAATACATGGATGTTCCGGCAAAAACGCCTGCCGACATCATTGCAACAATCGCGACAAAGCCCCAATCTGCATGCCAGAAATCGCGATCCGCAGCTTCTCTCAATTCTTCTTCAATTGGCGCTTGATTTGCTGTAGCTTGTTTATCCGCCATCAGTTAATCCACCTCTACTTTCCGCTTAACGTGTTATGAATATTCGACAACCAGTCAGGTGCATTTAAGTTAAAGGACTTCAGCAAGTTGAGATCGAATCCGCGGAAGAACCCTGATAAGACGAAAAGCAAAATGGCCGCAACCAAAATTGATTTCGTAATTCGAGTCCATCCTAGTTCATCAACACCTTTTCCGACAAGAATGCCTAAAACGACCCCTGGTACCGCATTACCCATAATCATCGCCGATAAACCGCCAAACACGGTTCCAAACAGGCCTGACCGTCGACCGGCATCAATTGCCGCCAACCAGAATAAGATTGGCATCACGAGGTTAATCAACTGATTCGCCGCCGGAACAAGCACTTTAACCGCCGTCACTTGCAGCGATTCGGGAATCGAACTGGACGTGACATTCAAGAAAGCAACGACCACGATGCCGGCAATCGCCCCGGCAATCCCCATTTTCTTAGGATTATGCATGGTTTGTTCAACGTTACGATTTTTAACCAGTAACCCAGCAGCCGCCCAGTTCGGAATGACACGGTGCGTAATATCCTGCGTAAAGGCGCCGGCCCCAACCGTTGACGCCCAAGCATTAAAGAAGAAACCCAACCCGAAACTAAAATGCGAAGCCGGATCGCCTTCTGCCGCGTTCATTTCGCCCAGTGTTCGAAACGCGCCCAAAGCTTGTGTCTTTGGCGCGGTGAACATCCGTGCTGCCCCAACCCCTGCCGCAAAACCAACCAATCCGCCAATAATGATGGACTGGAATAAAATTGTGAGAATTGGCAATTCATTTCACACCCTTCAAAATATTCTTTAGATTCGGCAATGACATGGCATCCGGCGATGGTGCCGCGACGTCTTCAAAAACCAAAGCGTCAAGGTCAATCGCCGTAACTGCAACCGTCACTGCCAGTGTCACTGCATAAGTGGTACGCGTGCGTTTAAAAAAGAAAAACAGAAACTTTTCCGTATAACTCGACTTAACCAGTTTCAGCGGCTCGACTTTTTCGGGAACGATCCGCAAAATCGCAGTTTCGGTATCACCAATCAGCTTTTTTTGGATATTGCTAAAAGCGGCTGCAAAGGCTTGCTGCTTGGTTTCACCTTTGCCAGATACCGTGACGACTTGATGTTTGGTTTCATTGACGACTGTCATTTATAACCGCACTCCTTACGCTTCGGGATACTTCTTGTTCCACGCTTCGACCAGTGCTTTACCCAACGCTTCTTGATCCATAAAGCCAAAACCGAGAACTTTAGTGCCTTCCTCGATGGCAGTCACACCTTCTTGAATCGAGCGCATGCCATGACGTTCCGGCCATCCATATTGCGTATGCGCAGTAATCGCCCCCGCACCGCCGGAACCACAGAAGCTAATGCCCATATCGGCTTTTTCTTTATCCATCACCTGACCCAAACGCATATCCGCCCCCATACCAGGCACCACAACGGCAGTACCACCAGCGGCTTCAACTCCTTTAGCAACGTTTTGACCTTTACCCATCCGATCTGCGATAACTACTTTAACCATGATATCTTCCTCCTGAGCGTGAGCTGGCGCGGTTAGAATCCTCGCCAGTTAACACGAGATAATTGCAATCGTAAAATATCTCCACTTCAAATCTTGTTCTGCGCCGCTTCAAAGTGAATCGATAACACATACTTCTCCGCATCCGCCAAATGACCGATGTGCCGAACCACTTGATCGGCTAAATCCAGCGACTTTTTCGAGACTTCCGCAAACATTTGGGGATCGACTGCCGGCAACTTTTCGCCTGACTTTGAGCGGTTGATCATTTCAATCAGATGATTCGTTAACACTTGCAACTGAACCGCGGTAAAATGAATCTCCGCTTGTTCGGCTAACTGAATCACGTCACTGACAATCACTTGAACCGCCTGTGGATCTTGGCTTTGGGCAATCATTTTTTGCACTTCAACAGGTAGCTTAATTTCGGCTTCCAGTGGTGACATCCCCCTTCTGAGACACAGCATGACCTAAATTTAAATATTCAAGAATCGCATGGACTTCCGCGCGATTGATGGCAAGGCCATGATCGGTAAAAATTCGTTCCACGGTGCCAGCTAATTTGGCATCGTCATGATTAGGTTTTCCTTGGTACTGCTTACCAAACATGATGCGCTGGGCAGCTAAAAAGACGTGCATCATGAACGCATCGGCATAATACGGGTCAATCTTGGTTGGCAACTGGCGCTTGAGTTCTGAATAAAGACTGAACATGGTCAGAATTGTTTGTTGTGTCTGCTTTTCCAGATCAGGCTTAGGCTTAATCGGAACTACCGGCGGCTCTGCTTTGAGTTGTTCAAGTGGCACCTGCAAACGTTTGGCCACCGCACGCCGGATAGCGGCAATATCAGTCGCGTTTGGCAAGGGCTGGACTTCAATGACTTGCACATCCAGATGCTTCAGTGGGAAAACGCTAATCACCAGCTCAGGATGCTCGCGGGCAATCAGCGCCCGCGCATCATCAATGGAGGCAAATCCGACCAATTCAATGTTGGGTATCGCCGAAGCCACGCGCTGTTGAATCAGATTGGTGATCCCAATACCGGTGGCACAAATATAAGCGACCCGCACCGTTTTCAGTTGGCTGTCCCGATTGAGCGATACCATGAAATGCAAGGCGATAAAGGCCACAAAGGCATCGTTCAAAATCGGGCGATAGGCGGCCAGCTCCTTATGCACCGTCTTTTCAATGGCTGCAAACAACTGCGGATATTCGTGCTTGATGTCCTGCGTAAACGGACTGTATTGAAGCAGTTGATTCTCCTTGCCAAGCGACTGGCTGAGGTGCAGGTAGAGATTTTCCTGAAGTTGACTGTCGTGACTGAAATCGTGATCAACCAGCGCCCCAACTGCCAAGATGATTCGGTGCGTCATAGCCACAAAGTTGTCGTTCTGTGCCACCGTTAACTTCTGACCATCCGCTCCAAGGTAATAAGCAAAATCGTCGGCCCAAACTGGCAGGTTGTAAAACGCCAGTGCTTTGAGAATCAACTGACCGGTAAACGTGGTACTGTCGCCTTGCTCCACAACCCGATGATAACTATTCACCGGCTGATTAATCCCTTGGCGCACAATGCCGATTGCGAGCCGAATCATGGTCGTGATCAAAGCGCTGGGATCAGGCATTTTCTGATCCTGTTTTCCCAGTTGAATCGCCGCTTTCAGGATCGTATTAAACGCATGATCAAAGGTCGGCTCACTCGTCAAAACGAGCGCCCGTTTCGGTTCAACCAAGGCATTGAGGCAATCCACCAGCTCCGCCATCAACGTCTTACGATTCAACTGCTGAGCGATAATGCGTTCCAGCAACCGGCGAATATCCAGCTCCGTCCCCGTGAGTTTGTAGCCATAATAATTCTTACTCGTGAGCTTCACATTCACCTGATGCAAAAAGGCAGCCAGTTTCTTTAAATCGTTGTTCACGGTCGTTTGACTGACATTCACCCGCGCTTGAAGCTGCTGTTGGGTCGTATAGTCACCTGTTTGCGCCAAAATCAGAATCATGCGGATAATCCGTTCATTCGGGGCCAAATAGTTATCCGCCAACTGCTCATCGATTTTCTCGCGCAATGCCATGCGATCTTCAACGCTTGCTTCAATCCAGACGCCTTTTCGTGGGGCGCTTTCGAGTTTGGAATGGTGCAATGCAAGCCATTCACGAATATCTGCCAAGTCATACTTCACGGTGCGAATACTGACCGCCACGGCTTCTGCCAACTGCTTAGATGTCACCACCCCTTCAGCATTCAGTAACTGCAACACAATTTGCCGCTGCCGAGTACTCAATTGCAACGTGTTCACCCCCTCGTAAAACCACTTGCCACAACGATGCCAGACGCCTGCCAGCACGCCATTCACACCGTCCATTTCCAACCTCCACCGTCACTTTAAAGCGCTTTCTAAAAAGAAACAATACGCAATCATTGCACGATTAATCGTGCAATCGCATGTGATCGGGCAAACAATGGCAAAATGGTCTGTTCCAATTATAACGAAGACTGTATTCATGCCGCTAACTTTCACCCTTATAAAAATGCTTATGTATAGGGATTAAAATGATAAGTAAACGCTGACTATGCCTGTATTGATATGGAACAATCGCCCAGACAGGTTCAGACACTTTTCACATTATTAAGAACTTAATCATGCAAAAATATGTTTCTCACACCCTCAAATACAACTGTTATCTGATTTTGAATTTATAAACCGCATCAAGTTTTTGAATGCTTCACATAAAATAATAAATAGTTAGGTGGCATATCCAAGAAACGCCATAACCCACCTCATCGTCACTAATCACAGCGGCTTACGTTCATCAAAAAAACCTCCTGCTGCTCAACTTTCGGCAACAAGAGGCATCTCTATTTTGCTAGTGCTTTTTCACTCAAACTCCCGCAGTCTTATCAAGCTGGCGTCCTTCTTCATTGAACACCCGAATCGCATCGTTAGCAGCTGCGTTTGTCATCAGCTGTTTGAAGATATCATAACTGATCGTCACATTTGCGGCGCCGGCTTTGATCGCGGCCATGACTTGTGAGGCGTTTTTGAAACTTGCCCCCATGATCTTAATATGCGTATCGGTACTTTGATAAAAGCTGTGGGTCTCGGCGATCATTTTATATGGATCAATGTCGAGCTGCTCCATGCGATTCACGTATGGCGCGATATAGTCGCAATCCACAACGCAAGCCATGAAGCCTTGGCGCGTTGAATATACGGCCGTTCCCAGCAGACATTCATCGGGCTTTTCATCCCTAATTGCAGAGATTGCCTGATAGCCCGGTTCAAACAGCGGCACTTTAAACGCCATTCGGGTATCATCCGTGTCCGGAAAACGGCGGCGCAATTCATGATAATCAGCCAACAGTTCGTCCTTGGTATCACCCACCAGCTGAACGAATAAAACGCCGGGCTTTAAGGCGCGAATCTTAGTCAGCTGTTCAAAACGCGGCTGGCCTTCCTTAAGCAACAACTTAGGATTAGTCGTAACGCCTTCAAACTGGTTAAACTGCAACATTTCCTTAATCTGGCTGAGATTGGCAGTATCAATGAACATCGCTTATTCCCCCTTCATAACCTTAATGACGGTGCCGACATCCAAATCCGGATAGGGCTTTTGCTCCAAGTACAGTGATCCGGCCAGTTCCGGTGTGGTCGCACCGTCAAAAACAATCGCGGTGTGACCTAAATTGCCTAAGTTCGTATTGACTTCGTTGCCCACCGCCGTAATGGCATAAGTCTGATCACCAAACATCATCACATCGCCGGGTTTAATCGGCTCAAGAATTTGATTCACTTTGATAATGAAGCAGGATGACCGCAACGCGTCAGGCGCCTCATCTCCAAAAAGAATCGCCATGTTAATATCCTTAAACCCGCGCGCTTCGGAACCAACTTCAAGAATGGTGGTTTCATATTTCACTGTTGCTGCTACTGACGACACCGCACTCACCTCTCTAAAAATCCTGCTTTATTTTGCATACAAACCAAAACTTGCTAACCAAGCGACCACGACTCGGGGAACCCCGTTTAAGAATCGCGAATACAACACTGAAACCACACCGACTTCAACGGTTTTTGAGTCTGCTTCTTCAAGCCCTAAACCAACAGGAATGAAGTCAGCCGCATTTTGCGTATTAATGGCAAACAGTGCCGGTAATGCATATTGCGGCTGAATGTTGCCGCGGCCGATTTCAACCCCGATCAGCGTCCCAATGACTTGGGCAATAACCGCTCCCGGTCCGAGAATCGGGGATAAGAATGGCAAGGAACAGATAAAACCAATCGCAATCAAGCCAAAAACATTCCCAGCCAGTGGCGTCATGAGTTTGGCAAACCAACTGCCTAAACCCGAGCCTTGAATGATCCCGATTAGCAACGCAACAAAGGCCATAAACGGAATTA harbors:
- a CDS encoding PRD domain-containing protein encodes the protein MSPLEAEIKLPVEVQKMIAQSQDPQAVQVIVSDVIQLAEQAEIHFTAVQLQVLTNHLIEMINRSKSGEKLPAVDPQMFAEVSKKSLDLADQVVRHIGHLADAEKYVLSIHFEAAQNKI
- a CDS encoding SFCGS family glycine-rich protein; its protein translation is MVKVVIADRMGKGQNVAKGVEAAGGTAVVVPGMGADMRLGQVMDKEKADMGISFCGSGGAGAITAHTQYGWPERHGMRSIQEGVTAIEEGTKVLGFGFMDQEALGKALVEAWNKKYPEA
- a CDS encoding PTS glucitol/sorbitol transporter subunit IIA: MSSVAATVKYETTILEVGSEARGFKDINMAILFGDEAPDALRSSCFIIKVNQILEPIKPGDVMMFGDQTYAITAVGNEVNTNLGNLGHTAIVFDGATTPELAGSLYLEQKPYPDLDVGTVIKVMKGE
- a CDS encoding DUF4311 domain-containing protein, with amino-acid sequence MPILTILFQSIIIGGLVGFAAGVGAARMFTAPKTQALGAFRTLGEMNAAEGDPASHFSFGLGFFFNAWASTVGAGAFTQDITHRVIPNWAAAGLLVKNRNVEQTMHNPKKMGIAGAIAGIVVVAFLNVTSSSIPESLQVTAVKVLVPAANQLINLVMPILFWLAAIDAGRRSGLFGTVFGGLSAMIMGNAVPGVVLGILVGKGVDELGWTRITKSILVAAILLFVLSGFFRGFDLNLLKSFNLNAPDWLSNIHNTLSGK
- a CDS encoding DUF4312 family protein encodes the protein MTVVNETKHQVVTVSGKGETKQQAFAAAFSNIQKKLIGDTETAILRIVPEKVEPLKLVKSSYTEKFLFFFFKRTRTTYAVTLAVTVAVTAIDLDALVFEDVAAPSPDAMSLPNLKNILKGVK
- a CDS encoding BglG family transcription antiterminator; the protein is MQLSTRQRQIVLQLLNAEGVVTSKQLAEAVAVSIRTVKYDLADIREWLALHHSKLESAPRKGVWIEASVEDRMALREKIDEQLADNYLAPNERIIRMILILAQTGDYTTQQQLQARVNVSQTTVNNDLKKLAAFLHQVNVKLTSKNYYGYKLTGTELDIRRLLERIIAQQLNRKTLMAELVDCLNALVEPKRALVLTSEPTFDHAFNTILKAAIQLGKQDQKMPDPSALITTMIRLAIGIVRQGINQPVNSYHRVVEQGDSTTFTGQLILKALAFYNLPVWADDFAYYLGADGQKLTVAQNDNFVAMTHRIILAVGALVDHDFSHDSQLQENLYLHLSQSLGKENQLLQYSPFTQDIKHEYPQLFAAIEKTVHKELAAYRPILNDAFVAFIALHFMVSLNRDSQLKTVRVAYICATGIGITNLIQQRVASAIPNIELVGFASIDDARALIAREHPELVISVFPLKHLDVQVIEVQPLPNATDIAAIRRAVAKRLQVPLEQLKAEPPVVPIKPKPDLEKQTQQTILTMFSLYSELKRQLPTKIDPYYADAFMMHVFLAAQRIMFGKQYQGKPNHDDAKLAGTVERIFTDHGLAINRAEVHAILEYLNLGHAVSQKGDVTTGSRN
- a CDS encoding transaldolase family protein, which encodes MFIDTANLSQIKEMLQFNQFEGVTTNPKLLLKEGQPRFEQLTKIRALKPGVLFVQLVGDTKDELLADYHELRRRFPDTDDTRMAFKVPLFEPGYQAISAIRDEKPDECLLGTAVYSTRQGFMACVVDCDYIAPYVNRMEQLDIDPYKMIAETHSFYQSTDTHIKIMGASFKNASQVMAAIKAGAANVTISYDIFKQLMTNAAANDAIRVFNEEGRQLDKTAGV